Proteins encoded together in one Phyllostomus discolor isolate MPI-MPIP mPhyDis1 chromosome 6, mPhyDis1.pri.v3, whole genome shotgun sequence window:
- the TIA1 gene encoding nucleolysin TIA-1 isoform X1, producing the protein MEDEMPKTLYVGNLSRDVTEALILQLFSQIGPCKNCKMIMDVRTAGNDPYCFVEFYEHRHAAAALAAMNGRKIMGKEVKVNWATTPSSQKKDTSSSTVVSTQRSQDHFHVFVGDLSPEITTEDIKAAFAPFGRISDARVVKDMATGKSKGYGFVSFFNKWDAENAIQQMGGQWLGGRQIRTNWATRKPPAPKSTYESNTKQLSYDEVVNQSSPSNCTVYCGGVTSGLTEQLMRQTFSPFGQIMEIRVFPDKGYSFVRFNSHESAAHAIVSVNGTTIEGHVVKCYWGKETLDMINPVQQPNQIGYPQAYGQWGQWYGNAQQIGQYMPNGWQVPAYGMYGQAWNQQGFNQTQSSAPWMGPNYGVQPPPGQNGSMLPNQPAGYRVAGYETQ; encoded by the exons atACGTTGGTAACCTTTCCAGAGATGTGACAGAAGCTCTGATTCTCCAGCTCTTTAGCCAGATTGGACCTTGTAAAAATTGCAAAATGATTATGGATGTAAGG ACAGCTGGTAATGATCCGTATTGTTTTGTGGAGTTTTATGAGCATCGTCATGCAGCTGCAGCACTAGCTGCTATGAATGGGCGGAAGATAATGGGTAAG gaaGTCAAAGTGAATTGGGCAACAACCCCCAGCAGTCAAAAGAAAGATACAAGCA GTAGTACCGTTGTCAGCACACAGCGTTCACAAG atcatttccatgtctttgttgGTGATCTCAGTCCAGAAATTACAACTGAAGATATAAAGGCTGCATTTGCACCATTTGGAAGGATATC AGACGCCCGAGTGGTAAAAGACATGGCAACAGGAAAGTCTAAGGGATATGGCTTTGTCtcttttttcaacaaatgg GATGCGGAAAACGCCATTCAACAGATGGGTGGCCAGTGGCTTGGTGGAAGACAAATCAGAACTAACTGGGCAACCCGAAAGCCTCCAGCTCCAAAGAGTACATATGAGT CAAACACCAAACAGCTCTCATATGATGAAGTCGTAAATCAGTCTAGTCCAAGCAACTGTACTGTATACTGTGGAGGTGTCACTTCTGGGCTAACAG AACAACTAATGCGTCAGACTTTTTCACCATTTGGACAAATAATGGAAATTCGAGTCTTTCCAGATAAAGGATATTCATTTGTTCG atTCAACTCCCATGAAAGTGCAGCACATGCAATTGTTTCTGTTAATGGAACTACCATTGAAGGTCATGTCGTGAAGTGCTATTGGGGCAAAGAAACTCTTGATATGATAAATCCCGTGCAACAG CCAAATCAAATTGGATATCCACAAGCTTATGGCCAGTGGGGTCAGTGGTATGGAAATGCACAACAAATTGGCCAGTATATGCCTAATGGTTGGCAGGTACCTGCATATGGAATGTATGGCCAGGCATGGAACCAGCAAGGATTTAA TCAGACACAGTCTTCTGCGCCGTGGATGGGACCAAATTATGGAGTACAGCCTCCTCCAGGACAGAATGGCAGCATGTTGCCTAATCAGCCTGCAGGGTATCGAGTGGCAGGGTATGAAACCCAGTGA
- the TIA1 gene encoding nucleolysin TIA-1 isoform X4 — translation MEDEMPKTLYVGNLSRDVTEALILQLFSQIGPCKNCKMIMDTAGNDPYCFVEFYEHRHAAAALAAMNGRKIMGKEVKVNWATTPSSQKKDTSNHFHVFVGDLSPEITTEDIKAAFAPFGRISDARVVKDMATGKSKGYGFVSFFNKWDAENAIQQMGGQWLGGRQIRTNWATRKPPAPKSTYESNTKQLSYDEVVNQSSPSNCTVYCGGVTSGLTEQLMRQTFSPFGQIMEIRVFPDKGYSFVRFNSHESAAHAIVSVNGTTIEGHVVKCYWGKETLDMINPVQQPNQIGYPQAYGQWGQWYGNAQQIGQYMPNGWQVPAYGMYGQAWNQQGFNQTQSSAPWMGPNYGVQPPPGQNGSMLPNQPAGYRVAGYETQ, via the exons atACGTTGGTAACCTTTCCAGAGATGTGACAGAAGCTCTGATTCTCCAGCTCTTTAGCCAGATTGGACCTTGTAAAAATTGCAAAATGATTATGGAT ACAGCTGGTAATGATCCGTATTGTTTTGTGGAGTTTTATGAGCATCGTCATGCAGCTGCAGCACTAGCTGCTATGAATGGGCGGAAGATAATGGGTAAG gaaGTCAAAGTGAATTGGGCAACAACCCCCAGCAGTCAAAAGAAAGATACAAGCA atcatttccatgtctttgttgGTGATCTCAGTCCAGAAATTACAACTGAAGATATAAAGGCTGCATTTGCACCATTTGGAAGGATATC AGACGCCCGAGTGGTAAAAGACATGGCAACAGGAAAGTCTAAGGGATATGGCTTTGTCtcttttttcaacaaatgg GATGCGGAAAACGCCATTCAACAGATGGGTGGCCAGTGGCTTGGTGGAAGACAAATCAGAACTAACTGGGCAACCCGAAAGCCTCCAGCTCCAAAGAGTACATATGAGT CAAACACCAAACAGCTCTCATATGATGAAGTCGTAAATCAGTCTAGTCCAAGCAACTGTACTGTATACTGTGGAGGTGTCACTTCTGGGCTAACAG AACAACTAATGCGTCAGACTTTTTCACCATTTGGACAAATAATGGAAATTCGAGTCTTTCCAGATAAAGGATATTCATTTGTTCG atTCAACTCCCATGAAAGTGCAGCACATGCAATTGTTTCTGTTAATGGAACTACCATTGAAGGTCATGTCGTGAAGTGCTATTGGGGCAAAGAAACTCTTGATATGATAAATCCCGTGCAACAG CCAAATCAAATTGGATATCCACAAGCTTATGGCCAGTGGGGTCAGTGGTATGGAAATGCACAACAAATTGGCCAGTATATGCCTAATGGTTGGCAGGTACCTGCATATGGAATGTATGGCCAGGCATGGAACCAGCAAGGATTTAA TCAGACACAGTCTTCTGCGCCGTGGATGGGACCAAATTATGGAGTACAGCCTCCTCCAGGACAGAATGGCAGCATGTTGCCTAATCAGCCTGCAGGGTATCGAGTGGCAGGGTATGAAACCCAGTGA
- the TIA1 gene encoding nucleolysin TIA-1 isoform X3 has protein sequence MEDEMPKTLYVGNLSRDVTEALILQLFSQIGPCKNCKMIMDVRTAGNDPYCFVEFYEHRHAAAALAAMNGRKIMGKEVKVNWATTPSSQKKDTSNHFHVFVGDLSPEITTEDIKAAFAPFGRISDARVVKDMATGKSKGYGFVSFFNKWDAENAIQQMGGQWLGGRQIRTNWATRKPPAPKSTYESNTKQLSYDEVVNQSSPSNCTVYCGGVTSGLTEQLMRQTFSPFGQIMEIRVFPDKGYSFVRFNSHESAAHAIVSVNGTTIEGHVVKCYWGKETLDMINPVQQPNQIGYPQAYGQWGQWYGNAQQIGQYMPNGWQVPAYGMYGQAWNQQGFNQTQSSAPWMGPNYGVQPPPGQNGSMLPNQPAGYRVAGYETQ, from the exons atACGTTGGTAACCTTTCCAGAGATGTGACAGAAGCTCTGATTCTCCAGCTCTTTAGCCAGATTGGACCTTGTAAAAATTGCAAAATGATTATGGATGTAAGG ACAGCTGGTAATGATCCGTATTGTTTTGTGGAGTTTTATGAGCATCGTCATGCAGCTGCAGCACTAGCTGCTATGAATGGGCGGAAGATAATGGGTAAG gaaGTCAAAGTGAATTGGGCAACAACCCCCAGCAGTCAAAAGAAAGATACAAGCA atcatttccatgtctttgttgGTGATCTCAGTCCAGAAATTACAACTGAAGATATAAAGGCTGCATTTGCACCATTTGGAAGGATATC AGACGCCCGAGTGGTAAAAGACATGGCAACAGGAAAGTCTAAGGGATATGGCTTTGTCtcttttttcaacaaatgg GATGCGGAAAACGCCATTCAACAGATGGGTGGCCAGTGGCTTGGTGGAAGACAAATCAGAACTAACTGGGCAACCCGAAAGCCTCCAGCTCCAAAGAGTACATATGAGT CAAACACCAAACAGCTCTCATATGATGAAGTCGTAAATCAGTCTAGTCCAAGCAACTGTACTGTATACTGTGGAGGTGTCACTTCTGGGCTAACAG AACAACTAATGCGTCAGACTTTTTCACCATTTGGACAAATAATGGAAATTCGAGTCTTTCCAGATAAAGGATATTCATTTGTTCG atTCAACTCCCATGAAAGTGCAGCACATGCAATTGTTTCTGTTAATGGAACTACCATTGAAGGTCATGTCGTGAAGTGCTATTGGGGCAAAGAAACTCTTGATATGATAAATCCCGTGCAACAG CCAAATCAAATTGGATATCCACAAGCTTATGGCCAGTGGGGTCAGTGGTATGGAAATGCACAACAAATTGGCCAGTATATGCCTAATGGTTGGCAGGTACCTGCATATGGAATGTATGGCCAGGCATGGAACCAGCAAGGATTTAA TCAGACACAGTCTTCTGCGCCGTGGATGGGACCAAATTATGGAGTACAGCCTCCTCCAGGACAGAATGGCAGCATGTTGCCTAATCAGCCTGCAGGGTATCGAGTGGCAGGGTATGAAACCCAGTGA
- the TIA1 gene encoding nucleolysin TIA-1 isoform X2: MEDEMPKTLYVGNLSRDVTEALILQLFSQIGPCKNCKMIMDTAGNDPYCFVEFYEHRHAAAALAAMNGRKIMGKEVKVNWATTPSSQKKDTSSSTVVSTQRSQDHFHVFVGDLSPEITTEDIKAAFAPFGRISDARVVKDMATGKSKGYGFVSFFNKWDAENAIQQMGGQWLGGRQIRTNWATRKPPAPKSTYESNTKQLSYDEVVNQSSPSNCTVYCGGVTSGLTEQLMRQTFSPFGQIMEIRVFPDKGYSFVRFNSHESAAHAIVSVNGTTIEGHVVKCYWGKETLDMINPVQQPNQIGYPQAYGQWGQWYGNAQQIGQYMPNGWQVPAYGMYGQAWNQQGFNQTQSSAPWMGPNYGVQPPPGQNGSMLPNQPAGYRVAGYETQ, from the exons atACGTTGGTAACCTTTCCAGAGATGTGACAGAAGCTCTGATTCTCCAGCTCTTTAGCCAGATTGGACCTTGTAAAAATTGCAAAATGATTATGGAT ACAGCTGGTAATGATCCGTATTGTTTTGTGGAGTTTTATGAGCATCGTCATGCAGCTGCAGCACTAGCTGCTATGAATGGGCGGAAGATAATGGGTAAG gaaGTCAAAGTGAATTGGGCAACAACCCCCAGCAGTCAAAAGAAAGATACAAGCA GTAGTACCGTTGTCAGCACACAGCGTTCACAAG atcatttccatgtctttgttgGTGATCTCAGTCCAGAAATTACAACTGAAGATATAAAGGCTGCATTTGCACCATTTGGAAGGATATC AGACGCCCGAGTGGTAAAAGACATGGCAACAGGAAAGTCTAAGGGATATGGCTTTGTCtcttttttcaacaaatgg GATGCGGAAAACGCCATTCAACAGATGGGTGGCCAGTGGCTTGGTGGAAGACAAATCAGAACTAACTGGGCAACCCGAAAGCCTCCAGCTCCAAAGAGTACATATGAGT CAAACACCAAACAGCTCTCATATGATGAAGTCGTAAATCAGTCTAGTCCAAGCAACTGTACTGTATACTGTGGAGGTGTCACTTCTGGGCTAACAG AACAACTAATGCGTCAGACTTTTTCACCATTTGGACAAATAATGGAAATTCGAGTCTTTCCAGATAAAGGATATTCATTTGTTCG atTCAACTCCCATGAAAGTGCAGCACATGCAATTGTTTCTGTTAATGGAACTACCATTGAAGGTCATGTCGTGAAGTGCTATTGGGGCAAAGAAACTCTTGATATGATAAATCCCGTGCAACAG CCAAATCAAATTGGATATCCACAAGCTTATGGCCAGTGGGGTCAGTGGTATGGAAATGCACAACAAATTGGCCAGTATATGCCTAATGGTTGGCAGGTACCTGCATATGGAATGTATGGCCAGGCATGGAACCAGCAAGGATTTAA TCAGACACAGTCTTCTGCGCCGTGGATGGGACCAAATTATGGAGTACAGCCTCCTCCAGGACAGAATGGCAGCATGTTGCCTAATCAGCCTGCAGGGTATCGAGTGGCAGGGTATGAAACCCAGTGA
- the TIA1 gene encoding nucleolysin TIA-1 isoform X9, whose protein sequence is MEDEMPKTLYVGNLSRDVTEALILQLFSQIGPCKNCKMIMDVRTAGNDPYCFVEFYEHRHAAAALAAMNGRKIMGKEVKVNWATTPSSQKKDTSSSTVVSTQRSQVLVHMHMDSHKLNGVMSGQPKLLAFEKTVKYFNIKLLQCKIISMSLLVISVQKLQLKI, encoded by the exons atACGTTGGTAACCTTTCCAGAGATGTGACAGAAGCTCTGATTCTCCAGCTCTTTAGCCAGATTGGACCTTGTAAAAATTGCAAAATGATTATGGATGTAAGG ACAGCTGGTAATGATCCGTATTGTTTTGTGGAGTTTTATGAGCATCGTCATGCAGCTGCAGCACTAGCTGCTATGAATGGGCGGAAGATAATGGGTAAG gaaGTCAAAGTGAATTGGGCAACAACCCCCAGCAGTCAAAAGAAAGATACAAGCA GTAGTACCGTTGTCAGCACACAGCGTTCACAAG TCTTAGTTCACATGCACATGGATTCACATAAACTGAATGGTGTAATGTCTGGGCAACCAAAACTGTTGGCTTTTGAGAAAACTGTCAAATACTTTAACATCAAACTGTTGCAATGCAAG atcatttccatgtctttgttgGTGATCTCAGTCCAGAAATTACAACTGAAGATATAA
- the TIA1 gene encoding nucleolysin TIA-1 isoform X6, giving the protein MIMDTAGNDPYCFVEFYEHRHAAAALAAMNGRKIMGKEVKVNWATTPSSQKKDTSSSTVVSTQRSQDHFHVFVGDLSPEITTEDIKAAFAPFGRISDARVVKDMATGKSKGYGFVSFFNKWDAENAIQQMGGQWLGGRQIRTNWATRKPPAPKSTYESNTKQLSYDEVVNQSSPSNCTVYCGGVTSGLTEQLMRQTFSPFGQIMEIRVFPDKGYSFVRFNSHESAAHAIVSVNGTTIEGHVVKCYWGKETLDMINPVQQPNQIGYPQAYGQWGQWYGNAQQIGQYMPNGWQVPAYGMYGQAWNQQGFNQTQSSAPWMGPNYGVQPPPGQNGSMLPNQPAGYRVAGYETQ; this is encoded by the exons ATGATTATGGAT ACAGCTGGTAATGATCCGTATTGTTTTGTGGAGTTTTATGAGCATCGTCATGCAGCTGCAGCACTAGCTGCTATGAATGGGCGGAAGATAATGGGTAAG gaaGTCAAAGTGAATTGGGCAACAACCCCCAGCAGTCAAAAGAAAGATACAAGCA GTAGTACCGTTGTCAGCACACAGCGTTCACAAG atcatttccatgtctttgttgGTGATCTCAGTCCAGAAATTACAACTGAAGATATAAAGGCTGCATTTGCACCATTTGGAAGGATATC AGACGCCCGAGTGGTAAAAGACATGGCAACAGGAAAGTCTAAGGGATATGGCTTTGTCtcttttttcaacaaatgg GATGCGGAAAACGCCATTCAACAGATGGGTGGCCAGTGGCTTGGTGGAAGACAAATCAGAACTAACTGGGCAACCCGAAAGCCTCCAGCTCCAAAGAGTACATATGAGT CAAACACCAAACAGCTCTCATATGATGAAGTCGTAAATCAGTCTAGTCCAAGCAACTGTACTGTATACTGTGGAGGTGTCACTTCTGGGCTAACAG AACAACTAATGCGTCAGACTTTTTCACCATTTGGACAAATAATGGAAATTCGAGTCTTTCCAGATAAAGGATATTCATTTGTTCG atTCAACTCCCATGAAAGTGCAGCACATGCAATTGTTTCTGTTAATGGAACTACCATTGAAGGTCATGTCGTGAAGTGCTATTGGGGCAAAGAAACTCTTGATATGATAAATCCCGTGCAACAG CCAAATCAAATTGGATATCCACAAGCTTATGGCCAGTGGGGTCAGTGGTATGGAAATGCACAACAAATTGGCCAGTATATGCCTAATGGTTGGCAGGTACCTGCATATGGAATGTATGGCCAGGCATGGAACCAGCAAGGATTTAA TCAGACACAGTCTTCTGCGCCGTGGATGGGACCAAATTATGGAGTACAGCCTCCTCCAGGACAGAATGGCAGCATGTTGCCTAATCAGCCTGCAGGGTATCGAGTGGCAGGGTATGAAACCCAGTGA
- the TIA1 gene encoding nucleolysin TIA-1 isoform X5, producing the protein MIMDVRTAGNDPYCFVEFYEHRHAAAALAAMNGRKIMGKEVKVNWATTPSSQKKDTSSSTVVSTQRSQDHFHVFVGDLSPEITTEDIKAAFAPFGRISDARVVKDMATGKSKGYGFVSFFNKWDAENAIQQMGGQWLGGRQIRTNWATRKPPAPKSTYESNTKQLSYDEVVNQSSPSNCTVYCGGVTSGLTEQLMRQTFSPFGQIMEIRVFPDKGYSFVRFNSHESAAHAIVSVNGTTIEGHVVKCYWGKETLDMINPVQQPNQIGYPQAYGQWGQWYGNAQQIGQYMPNGWQVPAYGMYGQAWNQQGFNQTQSSAPWMGPNYGVQPPPGQNGSMLPNQPAGYRVAGYETQ; encoded by the exons ATGATTATGGATGTAAGG ACAGCTGGTAATGATCCGTATTGTTTTGTGGAGTTTTATGAGCATCGTCATGCAGCTGCAGCACTAGCTGCTATGAATGGGCGGAAGATAATGGGTAAG gaaGTCAAAGTGAATTGGGCAACAACCCCCAGCAGTCAAAAGAAAGATACAAGCA GTAGTACCGTTGTCAGCACACAGCGTTCACAAG atcatttccatgtctttgttgGTGATCTCAGTCCAGAAATTACAACTGAAGATATAAAGGCTGCATTTGCACCATTTGGAAGGATATC AGACGCCCGAGTGGTAAAAGACATGGCAACAGGAAAGTCTAAGGGATATGGCTTTGTCtcttttttcaacaaatgg GATGCGGAAAACGCCATTCAACAGATGGGTGGCCAGTGGCTTGGTGGAAGACAAATCAGAACTAACTGGGCAACCCGAAAGCCTCCAGCTCCAAAGAGTACATATGAGT CAAACACCAAACAGCTCTCATATGATGAAGTCGTAAATCAGTCTAGTCCAAGCAACTGTACTGTATACTGTGGAGGTGTCACTTCTGGGCTAACAG AACAACTAATGCGTCAGACTTTTTCACCATTTGGACAAATAATGGAAATTCGAGTCTTTCCAGATAAAGGATATTCATTTGTTCG atTCAACTCCCATGAAAGTGCAGCACATGCAATTGTTTCTGTTAATGGAACTACCATTGAAGGTCATGTCGTGAAGTGCTATTGGGGCAAAGAAACTCTTGATATGATAAATCCCGTGCAACAG CCAAATCAAATTGGATATCCACAAGCTTATGGCCAGTGGGGTCAGTGGTATGGAAATGCACAACAAATTGGCCAGTATATGCCTAATGGTTGGCAGGTACCTGCATATGGAATGTATGGCCAGGCATGGAACCAGCAAGGATTTAA TCAGACACAGTCTTCTGCGCCGTGGATGGGACCAAATTATGGAGTACAGCCTCCTCCAGGACAGAATGGCAGCATGTTGCCTAATCAGCCTGCAGGGTATCGAGTGGCAGGGTATGAAACCCAGTGA
- the TIA1 gene encoding nucleolysin TIA-1 isoform X7, translated as MQDHFHVFVGDLSPEITTEDIKAAFAPFGRISDARVVKDMATGKSKGYGFVSFFNKWDAENAIQQMGGQWLGGRQIRTNWATRKPPAPKSTYESNTKQLSYDEVVNQSSPSNCTVYCGGVTSGLTEQLMRQTFSPFGQIMEIRVFPDKGYSFVRFNSHESAAHAIVSVNGTTIEGHVVKCYWGKETLDMINPVQQPNQIGYPQAYGQWGQWYGNAQQIGQYMPNGWQVPAYGMYGQAWNQQGFNQTQSSAPWMGPNYGVQPPPGQNGSMLPNQPAGYRVAGYETQ; from the exons ATGCAAG atcatttccatgtctttgttgGTGATCTCAGTCCAGAAATTACAACTGAAGATATAAAGGCTGCATTTGCACCATTTGGAAGGATATC AGACGCCCGAGTGGTAAAAGACATGGCAACAGGAAAGTCTAAGGGATATGGCTTTGTCtcttttttcaacaaatgg GATGCGGAAAACGCCATTCAACAGATGGGTGGCCAGTGGCTTGGTGGAAGACAAATCAGAACTAACTGGGCAACCCGAAAGCCTCCAGCTCCAAAGAGTACATATGAGT CAAACACCAAACAGCTCTCATATGATGAAGTCGTAAATCAGTCTAGTCCAAGCAACTGTACTGTATACTGTGGAGGTGTCACTTCTGGGCTAACAG AACAACTAATGCGTCAGACTTTTTCACCATTTGGACAAATAATGGAAATTCGAGTCTTTCCAGATAAAGGATATTCATTTGTTCG atTCAACTCCCATGAAAGTGCAGCACATGCAATTGTTTCTGTTAATGGAACTACCATTGAAGGTCATGTCGTGAAGTGCTATTGGGGCAAAGAAACTCTTGATATGATAAATCCCGTGCAACAG CCAAATCAAATTGGATATCCACAAGCTTATGGCCAGTGGGGTCAGTGGTATGGAAATGCACAACAAATTGGCCAGTATATGCCTAATGGTTGGCAGGTACCTGCATATGGAATGTATGGCCAGGCATGGAACCAGCAAGGATTTAA TCAGACACAGTCTTCTGCGCCGTGGATGGGACCAAATTATGGAGTACAGCCTCCTCCAGGACAGAATGGCAGCATGTTGCCTAATCAGCCTGCAGGGTATCGAGTGGCAGGGTATGAAACCCAGTGA
- the TIA1 gene encoding nucleolysin TIA-1 isoform X8: protein MATGKSKGYGFVSFFNKWDAENAIQQMGGQWLGGRQIRTNWATRKPPAPKSTYESNTKQLSYDEVVNQSSPSNCTVYCGGVTSGLTEQLMRQTFSPFGQIMEIRVFPDKGYSFVRFNSHESAAHAIVSVNGTTIEGHVVKCYWGKETLDMINPVQQPNQIGYPQAYGQWGQWYGNAQQIGQYMPNGWQVPAYGMYGQAWNQQGFNQTQSSAPWMGPNYGVQPPPGQNGSMLPNQPAGYRVAGYETQ from the exons ATGGCAACAGGAAAGTCTAAGGGATATGGCTTTGTCtcttttttcaacaaatgg GATGCGGAAAACGCCATTCAACAGATGGGTGGCCAGTGGCTTGGTGGAAGACAAATCAGAACTAACTGGGCAACCCGAAAGCCTCCAGCTCCAAAGAGTACATATGAGT CAAACACCAAACAGCTCTCATATGATGAAGTCGTAAATCAGTCTAGTCCAAGCAACTGTACTGTATACTGTGGAGGTGTCACTTCTGGGCTAACAG AACAACTAATGCGTCAGACTTTTTCACCATTTGGACAAATAATGGAAATTCGAGTCTTTCCAGATAAAGGATATTCATTTGTTCG atTCAACTCCCATGAAAGTGCAGCACATGCAATTGTTTCTGTTAATGGAACTACCATTGAAGGTCATGTCGTGAAGTGCTATTGGGGCAAAGAAACTCTTGATATGATAAATCCCGTGCAACAG CCAAATCAAATTGGATATCCACAAGCTTATGGCCAGTGGGGTCAGTGGTATGGAAATGCACAACAAATTGGCCAGTATATGCCTAATGGTTGGCAGGTACCTGCATATGGAATGTATGGCCAGGCATGGAACCAGCAAGGATTTAA TCAGACACAGTCTTCTGCGCCGTGGATGGGACCAAATTATGGAGTACAGCCTCCTCCAGGACAGAATGGCAGCATGTTGCCTAATCAGCCTGCAGGGTATCGAGTGGCAGGGTATGAAACCCAGTGA